Proteins from one Nicotiana tabacum cultivar K326 chromosome 23, ASM71507v2, whole genome shotgun sequence genomic window:
- the LOC142176987 gene encoding uncharacterized protein LOC142176987 encodes MADAHVFDSVEHAGVISNPQPRQMRKGRGKTRGFSIQKKCRNNPNGKLEAIIPSDRMVAVGPGANSFVTELSVKVDQNTKHDVKSWKKVSDLAKEMILAHMLDPFEISDTQHTRDTILHTANNLYRYRRSRLHDHFKKFATKDERLQNIPEDVTEVEWKFLVEYFDSDPFKRMSARNKINKAK; translated from the exons ATGGCAGATGCGCATGTTTTTGATAGTGTTGAACATGCTGGAGTAATTTCAAACCCACAACCAC GACAAATGAGAAAGGGAAGGGGGAAGACTAGAGGGTTTTCAATCCAAAAGAAATGCAGAAATAATCCCAATGGAAAGCTTGAGGCGATTATCCCATCCGATCGAATGGTAGCAGTTGGTCCTGGAGCTAATAGTTTTGTTACTGAGCTTTCAGTCAAAGTTGACCAGAATACTAAGCATGATGTCAAATCTTGGAAGAAAGTTTCTGATCTAGCAAAAGAAATGATTCTTGCTCATATGCTG GACCCCTTTGAAATTTCAGACACACAACACACTAGGGATACTATCCTTCATACAGCTAATAATTTGTATCGATATCGTCGTAGTAGGCTCCATGATCATTTCAAGAAATTTGCTACAAAGGATGAACGATTGCAAAACATACCAGAAGATGTCACTGAAGTTGAATGGAAATTCTTGGTGGAGTATTTCGACTCTGATCCTTTCAAG AGAATGAGTGctagaaacaaaataaacaagGCAAAATAA